CTGCGCACAGATATAGATGGTGCACATTTCGTCGCCGAGGACAGTTCCCTTGGCACGCCTAATGCACGTATTTTCCTTGATTGCGTAGCAACTTTCATGCCTCCAAGCGGCGACACCATCGAAGTCCTGGTTCTTGTGGAAGTCGACGACGAAGGCGGCGTTGTCGAGATATTTGGCGCGCCGCTTGCGCCAATGACGCCAAAAACAGACTACGTTCTGGTTGGCTACGACCGTGACACAGCCGCCGTGCGTTTGGCCCAGCTTGCTTGTGTGAGTTTCACTGCAGGAACGCGTATCACGCTTGCCACCGGTGAACAAAAGTTGATCGAGGACATTAACGTCGGAGACCGCGTGCTGACACGCGACGATGGCCCACAGCCCGTGCGGTGGATCGGACACTCCATTCATCGCGCAACCGGCGAATTTGCGCCAATTGTCATCACGGCAGGAACGCTGAACAACACCGATGACCTACGGGTAAGCCCCGATCACCGCTTGTTTATTTACCAACGCGAAGACCGCCTTGGCGTAGGCCGTTCCGAGCTTTTGATCAAAGCGCGCCATCTGGTGAACGACACAACTGTTTATGCTCAGGAAGGCGGCTTTGTTGATTACTTCCAGATCATGTTTGACGATCACCAAATCATTTTTGCCGAAGGGATTTCTGCTGAGACCATGCAGATTGACACTCGGACGCAATCTGTTCTGCCTGACGAAGTAAAAGAACAAATGCGTGAATCGGGGGGTGAAGGTCGAAGCGCCGCTTCCCAATTTGAGGTCCACGAAAGTTTGCTGAAGCGACCGGACGCCGCTGCACTGCTTAAACGCGCGTCTTCGAAATAGCGCTGCTTTTTCTTGCGATCTTCCCCACCGCGACCTATACGCGCGATTATGCTGGACACAACAAATCGACCCGACCTGCCACCTGAGATTTCCCGCCGCCGGACCTTTGCGATCATCTCGCATCCCGACGCCGGCAAAACGACGCTGACGGAAAAATTTCTGTTATATGGCGGCGCTATTCAAATGGCGGGACAGGTGCGGGCAAAAGGCGAAGCACGACGTACGCGCTCTGATTTCATGCAAATGGAGAAAGATCGCGGCATTTCAGTCTCCGCCTCTGCAATGTCTTTTGATTTCAACAACTTCCGGTTCAATCTTGTAGACACGCCCGGCCACAGCGACTTTTCTGAGGATACGTACCGAACACTAACAGCAGTTGACGCGGCTGTGATGGTGATCGACGGAGCAAAAGGTGTCGAAAGTCAAACCCAGAAACTCTTCGAAGTATGCCGATTGCGTGACCTGCCAATCTTGACATTTTGTAACAAAATGGACCGAGATAGCCGCGATACTTTCGATATTATTGACGAAATCCAAGAAAACCTCGCAATCGATGTGACGCCGGCGAGTTGGCCGATTGGCATGGGTCGGGACTTCCTTGGATGCTACGACATGCTTAACGACCGCCTCGAACTGATGGACCGGGCCGACAGGAACGTCGTTGCAGAAAGCGTAAAAATCGACGGTTTGGAAGATCCGAGATTGGATGTCTTGATTCCCGCCGAATTGCTCGAACAATTGCGCGAAGAAGTCGAAATGGCGAAAGAACTATTGCCGCGCCTGGACCCGCAGGCCGTGCTGGAAGGCCATATGACGCCAATCTGGTTTGGCTCAGCCATCAACTCTTTCGGAGTGAAAGAGTTGATGGACGGAATTGGCTCTTACGGACCTGAGCCACAAGTCCAATCGGCGCAACCCAGAGAAATTGCGCCCGAAGAAAACAAAGTGTCGGGTTTTGTCTTCAAGGTTCAGGCAAATATGGACCCGAAACACCGAGATCGCGTCGCATTCGTTCGCATGGCTTCCGGTCATTTCAAACGCGGTATGAAGTTGACGCATGTCCGCACCAAAAAGCCGATGGCAATCTCCAATCCGGTCCTGTTCCTCGCGTCAGATCGCGAGTTGGCGGAGGAAGCATGGGCCGGCGACATTATTGGCATTCCAAACCACGGTCAGCTTCGTATCGGCGACACCCTCACCGAAGGCGAAGCTTTGCGTGTGACCGGCATTCCAAGTTTTGCACCTGAACTTCTCCAGGGTATTCGCGCCGGCGACCCGCTAAAGGCAAAACATCTTGAGAAAGCTCTGATGCAATTTGCCGAAGAAGGCGCCGCGAAGGTCTTCAAACCGATGATTGGTTCAGGCTTCATCGTTGGCGTTGTTGGTCAGCTTCAGTTCGAAGTTCTGGCAAGCCGGATCGAGATGGAATACGGTCTTCCCGTGCGTTTTGAGCAGAGCCAATTTACCTCGGCAAGATGGGTAAACGGCGAGAGGCAGGCCGTTGAAAAATTTGCAGAAACCAACAAACAGCACATCAGCTATGACCACGATGGAGACGTTGTTTACCTTACTCGCCTTCAGTGGGACATCGATCGTGTAGAGCGCGATTTTCCGGATGTTAAATTGACTGCGACGAAGGAAATGATGGTCTGATGCAATCAGCAATTGCACGGGCCTTACTGCCCGTGCAAACTGCACCGCATGAGTGATGAGCGCCTAACGTACCCCGGCGGCCTTGCAGCCATGATGGACCGCTATGAGGGACGCCGTGTGCCCTTTGACTTTGGTCCCGAAAACTTGCCCCCTTTGGATACCGATTTAGCAGCCCTCAAGACGCAAACTGTGCCGAACTCTGCTGCCGTCAAGACGCCAAACGACCCAAAAACTAGCTGGGCGCGAAAACGCCGCGAAATCGCAGAAGAGTTTGTCGGCAACTCGCAACTGGCTTTTCTGAATGCGCAACTTATTTCTAACTTGCGCAAGCGCGAATTCCCGCCGCACACCCCTGAGCTTTTTCAACGTATTTGGGCCGAAGAAAGTGGTCATCTGATCGAAGTCCTTTCGCTGCGATGGCTTGTCAGTACTCTCCAAACCTTTGCTGAGCATGGTAATACCCCGGCTCAACGCGAAGCAGGGCAAGGATTACGAATGCTGTTCGGGATTATGAAGCTCTACGAATTTGAACGCACCTTCAGCGGGTTAGGACCAAAACAGGAGTTTGGTTTCGGGAAGCGAAAGCGCACGCGTTTGCCTCTGGATATGGAACCATTCGCACTGAAATCCGGTGGTTTGGACATAAACTTACTCGCACCGGTCTGGGATTTGGC
This genomic window from Shimia isoporae contains:
- a CDS encoding Hint domain-containing protein — translated: MTKSPYDNALPSQRLPVYPAEALVVSNGANLGDALSFSEELVPDDVYTLSARADEQSLSLRTDIDGAHFVAEDSSLGTPNARIFLDCVATFMPPSGDTIEVLVLVEVDDEGGVVEIFGAPLAPMTPKTDYVLVGYDRDTAAVRLAQLACVSFTAGTRITLATGEQKLIEDINVGDRVLTRDDGPQPVRWIGHSIHRATGEFAPIVITAGTLNNTDDLRVSPDHRLFIYQREDRLGVGRSELLIKARHLVNDTTVYAQEGGFVDYFQIMFDDHQIIFAEGISAETMQIDTRTQSVLPDEVKEQMRESGGEGRSAASQFEVHESLLKRPDAAALLKRASSK
- a CDS encoding peptide chain release factor 3 — protein: MLDTTNRPDLPPEISRRRTFAIISHPDAGKTTLTEKFLLYGGAIQMAGQVRAKGEARRTRSDFMQMEKDRGISVSASAMSFDFNNFRFNLVDTPGHSDFSEDTYRTLTAVDAAVMVIDGAKGVESQTQKLFEVCRLRDLPILTFCNKMDRDSRDTFDIIDEIQENLAIDVTPASWPIGMGRDFLGCYDMLNDRLELMDRADRNVVAESVKIDGLEDPRLDVLIPAELLEQLREEVEMAKELLPRLDPQAVLEGHMTPIWFGSAINSFGVKELMDGIGSYGPEPQVQSAQPREIAPEENKVSGFVFKVQANMDPKHRDRVAFVRMASGHFKRGMKLTHVRTKKPMAISNPVLFLASDRELAEEAWAGDIIGIPNHGQLRIGDTLTEGEALRVTGIPSFAPELLQGIRAGDPLKAKHLEKALMQFAEEGAAKVFKPMIGSGFIVGVVGQLQFEVLASRIEMEYGLPVRFEQSQFTSARWVNGERQAVEKFAETNKQHISYDHDGDVVYLTRLQWDIDRVERDFPDVKLTATKEMMV